TGAAGGCATCGCTGACATGGGTATAGGTGGCAAGAGAGCTGTCGCACTCATGACCGACCTGTTGCTGCAGGAACCGCCGGTCGACCCCGTCCTCCGTGAGATGAGTGATGTAGGAGTGGCGCAGCGAGTGCGGAACGAGAGCGCGGGGCAGACCCAGCGCATCGCGGTAGGCGACGAACCGGGCATTGATCTCTGCGGGCTTGACCCGGCCTCCCCGTTCGGTCAGCCACAAGGCAGGGTGCTCCGTACAGCCGAACCTCGGCCGGACGTTCTCGACGTAGTCCCGCACCGCCTCCACCGCCCAGTCCATCACCGCCAGCACGTTCCGGCGCCTCGGCGGCTGTCCCCGCTTGGCCTTTCCGTAGCGCACGTTCAGCATCCCGTAACGGCCGAACTGCGGCGCCTTCGCGTTACGGCCGAAATCGACGAGATCGAGCTTCGACGTTTCCGTGCGCCGCAATCCCCAGCCATAGACAACTTTGAACAAGGTGGCATCCCGGTACGCCACGAGCGCGCCCTTGCGTCGGGCGCGCACCGCACGATCGACCTGCTCATCGGCATAGTCGAGGAACCGCTGCAGCTCCTCGCGGGTGAAGGGCCGGGCTTCCGGATCACCCTCATAGCCGTTCAGATGAGCGATCGTGTTCCACTCGTGGCAAATCGCCACCGGGTGCGTACCGAACTCCGCCTCACACACCTCCGCCCACCCATAGCGTGCATCGGTCACGTACTCGCTGAACAAACGCAGCTCACACTGGTACGCACGCACCGTGGACGGAGCCAGATGTCTCTCCCCCATCAAAGACGCCGACCACTCATACACGTGAGCCGGCGTCCATTCCCAGGGGTACTCGTTCGTGAACTCCAAGAAGCGTTGCACGGTCCGTTCCCTCGCTTCGACCGTGTCCGCTTTCAGCCCACGCGCGGACTGCTGAGCACGCCATCCCCGCAACATCGCCTCCACCATCGCGTCCTGCGGCCGCATCTGCACCACGCCAGCGACCAGCTCCAGATGCGCGGCACCAGCAAGCTCGCTCCCGTGTCGAGAACCCACTCCCAGGACCTCCCGTCTCCCGGGCAAATCCTGCATCAGACGGGATCAATCCTCCAACTGCCCTGATAAAAGGCCGGGTTCGGAGTAGCGTACGAAGGCTTAGCCGCCCCGTAGTGACCTCACGACCTGCGACAACTCACCCACCTAATGCAATACCCAAGGGTCAGGGTTCGAGATTGACGTGCTGGAGATCCGCGATCCGGACCCGGTCCTGGGGCTGTCCGAGGACGCGCTGCGCGGCCGGCGCCTGGCGCTGCTGCAGGCCGCGCTGCTGGAGCACGCCGCGGCCCGGAATCTCCACACTGTCATGACGTTCCACCAGCGGGTGGAAGAGGCCAGGGCGTTCGCGGAGCAGATGCCGGCCACGGCCGCCGAGTTGCACGCCGCCGAGGCGTCCGAGGCGGCCCTGGCCCGTGCGGAGGAGTTGCCGGTCTCCTCCCTCGACGCCGAGCTGTACGAGCTGGAGGAAGGTCGCCACGTCCCGCCGGACCGTGTGTGGGCCGACTGGCTGTGCGGGGACCACCCCGTCGCCCACCGGCGTGAGGTGATCGGTCGGTTCGCCAACGGCATCAACGCGGCGGGCAGGCGGGTGCACCGCGCGTTCCTTGCCTCGGTGCGGGCCCTGGGTGTCGGGGTCGACATCACCGGGCTGCGCGGCGTGGAGGCGGTGTGCATCGTCGGCTCCCGGACCTCGCAGGTCGACATCGTGCAGAACATCGGCAGGGCGTTGCGGCCGAATCCGGATGGCAGTGTGAAGACTGCGCGGATCATCATCCCGATCTTCCTTGAGCCCGGCGAGGACCCCAAGGACATGGTTGCCTCCGCCAGCTACCAGCCGCTGGTCGACATCCTTCAGGGCCTGCGCTCGCACTCGGAGCGCATGGTCGACCAGCTCGCCTCCCGCGCCCTGACCCGCGGTGAGGAGCGCCGGCGTCTCCATGTCCGGCCGGCTCCCGGCGGTGCGGGGACAGGCGGCGAGGAGGCGGAGGAGGGTGAGAGCGAGGGGCAACGGGAGGTGGATCGTGTCGATGCGGTGGTGGTGAACTTCGCCCGGCCCCGCGACGCCGCCGACGTCGCCGCGCTGACCCGGTGCCGTGTCATCCGGCCCGAGTCCCTGGTGTGGCTGGAGGGCTACCAGGCCCTGCGACGCTGGCGCGCCGAGCACGAGATCACCGGCCTGCACGCCGTCGCCTACGACGTCGAGACCACAGCCGGGTCCACCGACGCGTTTCCGCTGGGGCGGTGGGTGCACCAGCAGCGGCGGGCACTGCGGGCTGGTGAACTCGATCCCCACCGCAAGGAGCTGCTCGACGAGGCCGGCATGGTGTGGGAGCCGGGCGAGGAGGCGTGGGAGGCCAAGCTCGCCGCGCTCCGCTCCTACCGGCGCGCCACCGGACACCTCGCCCCCCGACAGGACGCCGTCTGGGGCGAAGGTGAGGCGATGGTGCCCGTCGGGCAGCACATGGCCAACCTCCGCCGCAAGGGAGGCCTCGGGAAGGACGCGGAGCGGGCGGAGGAGCGCGCGCGGCAGCTGGCGGCGATCGACCCGGACTGGAACTGCCCGTGGTCGTTGAACTGGCAGCGTCACTACCGCGTCCTCGCCGACCTCGTCGACGCAGACGGCCACCTCCCCTACATCGCTCCGGGCGTCACCTTCGACGGCGACGACATCGGCACCTGGAGGTGGCGGCAACAAGAGCCGGGCACCTGGGCCCAGCTCTCGCCCGAGCAGCAGAAGCGGCTGTCCGCGCTGGGCGTGCGGGGCACGTCCCGTGCCGTGTCTCCAGCCCCGGCCGAGGTCGCTCCGGCGGCGGGCGGCGCGAAGGGTGCGAGCAGGGCGCAGGCAGCGTTCCAGCGGGGGCTGGCAGCCCTTGCGCAGTGGGTGGAGCGGGAAGGCGACCGACCGGTGCCCCGCGGCCACAGCGAACAGATCACCGTTGCCGGTGAGGGCGGCGGCGCGGCGGAGCCAGCAGTCGTAAAACTGGGCGTATGGGTATCCAACACCAAATCCAGGCGCGGCAAACTCACCCCCGCACAACGCCAGCAACTGGCCGACCTGGGACTGGAGTGGGCGTGACACAGGCCGCGGCGTGATGGCGACGGGTGAGGCGGCGGCGGTTGTCTCGGCTCTGCTGGTCGACCCTGGGGTGCAGCAGGCGCGGGCGCGGATCGAGGCGGCGGAGAGGGAGCTCGGCGCGGCGCTGTGCAGCCGTCTCCAGCCGTTCCAGGACCAGCACGACCAGGCCGTGCACGACGAGGACGCGGCCCGGCTCGCAGGGATCTGTCCGGGCAAGCACGGCCGCTGGGGGCGGATCTGCGTCCTGCCCGACGGGCACGAGGCCTCGATGGAGGAACCGCACTGGGGCCGCAACAGCGAGGGCTGGCCGATCGCGTGGGGGGCAGCGCACCCGGCGGCTGGTGAGCGTCGGGTGAGACCGGCGGACAGGACCCCCGGGGGCGCGCGGCCGGCCCGGGGTCCTTCGCTGTCCGGGGCCAGAGGGGCCGCACCCAGCGGTGCTCTGAGGAGGCGGAACAGACCGGCTTCGAGGAGGAATCCTCACGGGTCTAGCGTCTCGTCTTCGAAGACAGACACTTCCTCATATGGAGTCGGTTCTACCGGTCCCGTCCATGAACGTTCCCCGAACGGCGTCTTCGGGTTCCAGTTCAGCTCGTGTGCTCGCTCCTGCATTCCGCGGATCTCATCAGCCCGAGACGCCCTAAGGCCGGACTCGATGATGAAGTGTCGCGCCCAGTCGTAGTCGTCCGCGCTCAGCGTGCGTACTGAGGGGAGATTTACGAAGCGTTGGCTGCCATCGGCGTAGCCGTAGACCGGCGGTGACATCACCCTGAACCGCGCCAAGCTCGGGTAGTCGATGCCGAGGCTGATCACGCGTAGAGCGTCTTGGGCGTCCATGGCGAATTGGCCCAGCTTCTTCAACTTCGGGTTGATCTGACTGTTGCCGGAACCCGGTATCTGGACCACATCTGACCGATACAGACGCGCACCAAATCTGAAGGGCGACTCCCCAGCAGGTCGATCGCCTGTCGCGTAGTGGTCAAGAAGAGCGTCGAAGGCCAGCACCAGCCCGGCCATGGCCATGGGGTAGTCGCCTGCATCGGCATGCGTCTGAGCCTCACGGACGAGCCGGGCTGTCTCCGGTTGTGTCAGGAGGTCGACCATGTCGACCGCATCGAAGTCGACTTCGAAGACCTTCGGCGTGACTGTGGTGAAAAAGTCGGCAAGGGCCTCACGGGCCTGCTCGATCTGGTGCTCGGAGGGGAATGTGCCGTTGTGCTTCAGTGCCACGCGCACGTCATTCAGCCGTCTCATCTGCTCCTTCTTGGGGAGCTCGAACGGTTTGACTGCCTCCCAGTAGCCCAGGAACTCGGTGTTCCTCTTGAGCTCGACACCCAGCTGCTGTGCGACAAGCCCAATGAAGTTCTCCACGGCGTCGTGGAAGGACGTGATCGCCCGCGAGCGCAGCGGGGTCGGTAGACGACTCTCCTCAACGCCTTCCCGGTACAGATATCGGACGTATGCCAGGCGCTGCATGGTCAGTGGATCGGGGGAGGGCGGCATGGGAGCTCCAGGATTTAACGGGAGGGGTGATCTCGCTGCTGGTTGCGTGCCTCGGCTCCCGCGCGCGGGAGCCCGTGGATCTCAAGAAAGTACTCGTCCGTGCTGACAGTCGGTTCTCCATTTCCGAAGGGAAGGCCTGCCATCGGCACCGGCCCGCCTGGACAGAAACTCCGCTCTGGGCCCGGTGGATGGCGTGTCCTGCGGGGGTGGGGCTCGATGCGGGCGGGGCTTTCGACGGTCTTCCTCCCCCTCACCGGACTGCTGCCGACGCTGCGCAGCCAGCGCTGGGGCGTTCGCGCCCCTACGCGCTGACGTGCCCGCCAGCCACTGGGGTGGACTGGGCTACGGCGGCCCACGGCGAGGACTCGGCGGCGGACTCCAGCTCCGGCTCGTCGACCGTCGGCGCGGCCTCAACAGCCGCGAGTACAGTCTCCGCCTCTGCCAGTGCAGCCTCCTCCGTGGCCAGCGCGGCCTCGGAGGTCACGGCCGTGGCCTGGGAAGCGGCGACGGCGCGGCGGTCACGGTAGACCTTCCAAACCTTCCACCCAGCCACCGGCACGCCGACGGCAAGGGCACCGAGAGTGAAGGCTCGCTGCTGGCCTAGCCTCCGCCCGATCTGGATGTAGGCCGCCCGCAGAGCATCAGGGCCTCCGAGCTTGCGTGCCTCCGCACTGAGTTCCGAGTAGTCCCACACCGGGCTCCCCCAAATCTTTCGCTGCTGTCCAGTAACGGCCTGATCATCCCAGGGTCGAGCTGACGCGGGGACGGATCAGGACAACCGGCCTACCAAGCCCTGAATCTGAGGGCGGAGCGTTGTCGACGAAGGTGCGATCGGGCTCTCACCGGCGGACGGTCTCCGGCTCAGAAGCGACGTCGTCGTCGCCAGCGGGGCCGCAGTCCCACTCAGCGACCAAGGTGCCGATCTCCAGGAAGCGGGCGATGGCGCTCTGGTCGACGGTGCCGTCGGCGTCGGTGAACCAGATCTCCGGCGGCGGCCCGTACGCCTCTTCGTAGGCGGTGACCCAGGCGATCGGGCCGTGGCCGTTGTTGGCGACGTGACGGATGGGCGCAGCGCCGGGGGCCTCTTGCCGTTCGACGGCTGGTTGACGTGAGGCGGTCTTGTGCCGCCGCTCGCGCCTGGCTGAGGCTTGGCTGATCACACACCAAGGGGGGTGCCTCGATGGGACGGTTCAAGCCCAAGAAGCAGCAGAGCAACCAGCCGCCGCGTCAGCGGTTCCACATCGACGACCGGGCCGTCAGCCAGGCGGAGATCCTGGCGGCCGGGGAGTAGCTGAGCGACAACGTCGACGACCACGGCCGGCTGCTCTACATGAACTCCCCCGTGCTCGGGCTGGGACAGGTAGCCACCGGGATCGACCCGGACACCGGCACCCTGCAGACCACCGACGGTGAGGACCCGATGCCGGTGGCCCTCTTCGAGCCCGAGCGCGCGATGATGTCCCGGCTCCCGGGCGGCGCGCCCACCGAGATCCAGGTCGAGGGCTCCATCGCATCCGGGATGCGGCGCTTCCCCCGCGGCGTCGCCGATCTGCGGACCATCCCCGGCTGGGCCCTGCACCGGCTGGCCGACGACCGGATCGAGCTGCGCTCCCCCGACGGCGGCGTCTACTCCCGCATCACCGTCGCGGCCTCGCCCGACTGGTACTCCGCCGCCCTGCACCACGGGTACGCGGTGTGCTTCTACGGCCCGCAGCTCGGCGTGCGCACCCCGCCGGAGAGCACGCCGGAGCAGTGCACCGATGCCAAGCGGCTGGAAGAGTTCCGCACCGCCCGCGGCCGCGGCCTGGTCGCCGACGGCATCATCGCCTACCGCAACAACCGCTGACCGCTCCGGACGGTCGAGGAGGAGATCGCATGCCTACAGGAGTGGCCGTCGTCTGCGACACGGACGACTGCCTCGCCGTCTATCTGGCGGTGGAGACCGGCAACAACGGTGACGAGCGCTCAGCGGACGACGTCTCCCAGCTGGCGCGTAAAACGGCTGAGGGCGACGGCTGTGCTCAGCTTCGGCTTCGGCCAGCCAGTGATGACGTGCCCGGGAGGCGCGGACGGCCGCGGCCCGGTCCGCGAGCGCGGCACCTGCCGGCGGTGCATGGGCCGCACCGATGCGGCGTCCAGGTGCGAGTACTGCCTGCACTCCGAGCCGCCGGGCGACGACGGCTGACGGCCACGCGGTCCGTTACGCCGGAGTGGGGCCGTCGTTGACCCGTACGACTCCATAAGGCCGGGCCCCGGGGACGCATGACTGCCCCCGGGGCCCGTGGTGTTGCTGGAAGAGCTATTGCATCAGCGCGGCGAGGGCCTGGTCGGCCATCTGTACGCCCATCGTGGCCGCGATGGTGGTACCGGCCTCCAGGAGCTTGCCTTGAGCTGGTTGGCGAACTGGCGCAGGCGGCCTAGCTCAGGGTTCTCGGAGGTCGCCTCGGTGTGGAGGTCCTGGGCGGCGCGCTCCAGCTCAACGCGGTCCGTCTCGAACATGCCCAGGGTGGTGCTGACCTGGCCGATGTACCCGGCGAGCTGGGCGAACAGCGTCGGGTCGACGCCGTCGGTGTTGTTCTGGGTGAAGTGCTGCTGCTCGCCGATGATGACGCCCTTGGCGTTCGGCAGATAGTTGTTGTACGTGGTGCCGGGGCGGGGCTGGTTGATGTGGTCCTGCACACTTCCTCCTGCCAGGGCGCAACTGACGCCCTGGGATGTGATGGCGACCGTGGCGGGTTCAGTGTCGAGGTGCTCGATCAGCTGGTGCTGGGACAGGTGGGCGAGCGCTTCGTGCATCTCGGTACCGGTGATCTCGGATCCCGCGAAGTAGGCGGCGGGCGTGACGAGGAACAGCACCGGG
This genomic stretch from Streptomyces nigrescens harbors:
- a CDS encoding tyrosine-type recombinase/integrase is translated as MGSRHGSELAGAAHLELVAGVVQMRPQDAMVEAMLRGWRAQQSARGLKADTVEARERTVQRFLEFTNEYPWEWTPAHVYEWSASLMGERHLAPSTVRAYQCELRLFSEYVTDARYGWAEVCEAEFGTHPVAICHEWNTIAHLNGYEGDPEARPFTREELQRFLDYADEQVDRAVRARRKGALVAYRDATLFKVVYGWGLRRTETSKLDLVDFGRNAKAPQFGRYGMLNVRYGKAKRGQPPRRRNVLAVMDWAVEAVRDYVENVRPRFGCTEHPALWLTERGGRVKPAEINARFVAYRDALGLPRALVPHSLRHSYITHLTEDGVDRRFLQQQVGHECDSSLATYTHVSDAFMNSALQRALAPAFAEPSTVGGHG